From the Sphingobium yanoikuyae genome, the window ATCCCGGTGGCCAATTGCCCAGGACCGGGGAGATTTTCCGCCAGCCCAATCTCGCCCGCACGATGCGGATCATTGCCGACGCCGATGCCGCCGCGTTCAAGAAGAGCGGCGATCGCAAGGCGGCGATCCAGGCTGGGCGTGATGCCTTCTACAAGGGCGACATCGCCCGCCGGATCGGCGCCGCGATGGAGCGGGACGGCGGCCTGATGCGCTACGAGGATCTGGCCAAATATAAGGGCAAGGTCGAGGCGCCGGCGATGACCAGCGTCTTTGGCTATCAGGTCTGCAAGGCGGGTTTCTGGAGCCAAGGTCCGGCCATGCTGATGGCGCTCAACATTGCCGAGGCGGCCGGGATCGCGACGATGGAGCCGGGCTCGGCGCCCTATCTCCACACCGTTGCCGAGGCAATCAAGCTCGCCTTCGACGATCGCAACATGTATTTTGGCGATCCCGATTTCGCGACGGTGCCAATGAAGGGGCTGTTGTCGAAGGACTATGCGGCGCAGCGGGCCAGGCAGATCGGCCCGCGTGCCTCGCTGGAGCATCGCTTCGGCAATCCCTGGGCGTTCGAGGGCAAGGCGCGGACCACGCCGCAATTCACGCCGCATATGTTGAAGGCCCCGCCCAAGCCAACCGCTGATACGACGGCGATCGAGGTGGTGGACAAGGACGGTAACCTCTTTTCCTGCACGCCCAGTTCCGGCTGGATGCTGGGCGGCGCCTATATTGCGGGCGATACCGGCGTGCCGATGAGCAACCGCCTGACCGTGTTCGACCTTGATCCGGAAAGCCCCAATGTCCTGGTGCCGGGCAAGCGGCCGCGCACCACCCTGTCGCCATCGATGGTGCTCAAGGATGGCCAGCCCTATCTGGCGATCGGGACGCCGGGCGGCGACAATCAGGATCAGCAGATCATGAACGTGCTGCTGCGGGTGCTGGCCTTCAACCAGCCGCTCCAGGCCGCGATCGAGGCGCCGCGCATCAACTCCAATCATTTCCACGGCTCCTTCGGCATCAAGAAGGATGAGCCGGGCGTACTGGAAATCGAGGATCGCGTACCAGAGGCGGTGCGCGACGATCTGACCGCGCGCGGTCACAAGCTGGACGTGCTGGGGCCGTTCGCGGTGTCGACCGGCATCGTCGCGGCCGGCGTGGTGCCGGGCAGCGGCACGCTGCGCGGCGGCGCGGATGTGCGCCGCGAACGCTATATATTTGGTTGGTAAGGGGATCGATCCGATGAAATCTGCCTTCAAGCTTCTGTCGCTGGCCCTGTTGTCGGCCGGCGCCGTCCAGGCCTATGCCCAGCCCGCCAATCTGCCCCCGCCCGGCGGCGAGACCCCGATCGCCTTCGATGTGCATGAAGGCACCTCCATGGCGGTGTCGGTATCGCCCGACGGCAAATGGCTGGCGGTCGACCTGCAGGGGAGCCTGTGGATCATCCCGACCAGCGGCGGCAAGGCGAAGCGGATCACCGACTATTTCAACGATGCCCGCCAGCCGGTCTGGTCGCCCGACGGTTCGCGCCTCGCCTATTTTTCCTATCGCGACGGCAATTATGATCTCTGGACGATCAAGCCCGACGGCAGCGACATGCGCAAGCTGACCGAGGGCGCTTATGATGATCGCGAGCCGGCCTGGTCGCCCGACGGCCGGACGATCGCCTTTTCATCTGACCGCAGCGGCAATTACGACATCTGGACGCTGGACATCGCCAGCGGCGCGATGAAGCAGGTCAGCAGCAACGGGCGCGAGGATCGCATGCCCAGCTGGTCGCCCGACGGCGCGCGCATCGCCTATTCCGGCACGGACGGCGCCAAGACCGCCCTCTATGTCACGGCCCTTGCCGATGGGCAGGAAAGCCTGTTGAAGCAGGTGCAGGGCAAGATCGATGCGCCCTCCTTCGGCCCCGGCGGCGAACTCGCCTATGTGGTGCAGGACGCCCAGGGCAGCCGTCTGGAGGTCGATGGCAAGGCCGTCAGCGGCGCCGAGAATGTCTTCCCCTTCCGTGTGTCCTGGGGGAAGGGCGGTTACTATTATGTGTCCGACGGCAAGATCCGCAGCCGCAAGGGCACCAGCCTGTCGACCGTCAACTTCGCTGCCACGCTTGAGGTGGTCAAGCCCAGCTACGCCCGCGCCAAGCGCGACTGGGATTCGACCGCGCCGCGCAAGGCGCTGGGCATCGTCCACCCGACCTTGTCGCCCGACGGCAGCCGCATCGCCTTTGCCGCGCTCGGCGATCTCTATGTCATGTCGTCTAAGGGCGGGGTGCCGGAGAATCTGACCAAGGATGGCGCGCTCGACACCGATCCGGCCTGGTCGCCCGATGGCCAGAGCCTGGTCTATACCTCCGACAAGGGCGGTGGCCTGCCGCAACTGTGGATCCGCGACATGAAGACCGGCAAGGATCGCCGGCTGACCGATATCGACACCCAGCCGCTGGGCGCCGCCTGGTCGCATGACGGCACGCGGATCGCCTATATCGATGTCGACGGCCGCTGGGGCGTCGCCGGCCTGTGCGTGGTCGATGTCGCGACCGGCAAGATCACCCGCCTTCAGGGATCGCTGGGCCAGCCCGGCAGCCCCAGCTGGTCGCCCGACGGCAAATATGTCGCCATCC encodes:
- a CDS encoding gamma-glutamyltransferase family protein, producing the protein MSDNAKQGVTRREFAASAMAGAALVAGAGPASAQAGNAPAKPGKAAIEPTRLVSAGETLRPEIVGQFGIVAAGRHYAVAAGTRILLAGGNATDAGVAAVFAAAVTEISHFGFGGEAPTIIYDGKTKKVSLISGQGVAPGLATPDKFADAGVIPGNGPNGGTVPAMVDAMALALQLNGTMGLHDVMQPAIELADGFVMYNFLAEVFVSQQKATSKYKDAYDAYYPGGQLPRTGEIFRQPNLARTMRIIADADAAAFKKSGDRKAAIQAGRDAFYKGDIARRIGAAMERDGGLMRYEDLAKYKGKVEAPAMTSVFGYQVCKAGFWSQGPAMLMALNIAEAAGIATMEPGSAPYLHTVAEAIKLAFDDRNMYFGDPDFATVPMKGLLSKDYAAQRARQIGPRASLEHRFGNPWAFEGKARTTPQFTPHMLKAPPKPTADTTAIEVVDKDGNLFSCTPSSGWMLGGAYIAGDTGVPMSNRLTVFDLDPESPNVLVPGKRPRTTLSPSMVLKDGQPYLAIGTPGGDNQDQQIMNVLLRVLAFNQPLQAAIEAPRINSNHFHGSFGIKKDEPGVLEIEDRVPEAVRDDLTARGHKLDVLGPFAVSTGIVAAGVVPGSGTLRGGADVRRERYIFGW